Proteins encoded together in one Ipomoea triloba cultivar NCNSP0323 chromosome 4, ASM357664v1 window:
- the LOC116016785 gene encoding heavy metal-associated isoprenylated plant protein 33-like: MSKEEFVKIQTCVLKVNIHCEGCKNKVKKILQRIEGVYTINIDSEWGKVTVSGNVDSGTLIKKLMKKGKHAELWGSQKANSNNQNHQLKNLQIDSGKGGNGNKGKGEKGTNIPNQMQMKGGNPGMVLPQQLQQMKGVQDMKILPPQFKDLKLPAMNLGGGNPKTVKLDLPEEDGFTDDDEFDDDDDEYDDDDEYDDDEDDFDDEMDSMPPNKMKPVMGNGGGGAQMPNIMHLMNGNGKKGGIMPQMNMGGGNQIQGGGSPKKSGKNGGGHPQDGKNFGSNGGQNKNNGGGGGGHGGGGGGGGPNFNGNGGNKGGGIMNNGLPSMPNMMAMKANVPNMGPMPTSQIGHHMGQMGNNLPMGQIPAVQGLPAPGMSSARSNGGYFQAPGPEILAGNPYQQHQMAAMMMNQQHANGNERFQPMMYAPQPPAVNYLPPPYPYYPYPPPSDNYGSMFSDENPSACKVM; encoded by the exons ATGAGCAAGGAAGAGTTCGTGAAGATCCAG ACCTGTGTCCTAAAAGTCAATATACACTGTGAAGGGTGTAAGAATAAAGTGAAGAAAATCTTGCAGAGGATTGAAG GGGTTTATACCATAAACATTGATTCGGAATGGGGGAAGGTTACTGTTTCTGGAAATGTAGACTCTGGTACTTTGATCAAGAAGCTGATGAAGAAGGGGAAACACGCGGAGTTATGGGGGAGCCAAAAGGCCAATAGTAACAATCAGAATCATCAGTTGAAGAATTTGCAGATTGATAGTGGTAAAGGTGGGAATGGCAACAAGGGGAAAGGCGAAAAGGGGACTAATATCCCAAATCAGATGCAGATGAAAGGTGGAAATCCTGGAATGGTTCTTCCCCAGCAGCTTCAACAGATGAAGGGTGTTCAAGATATGAAGATTTTGCCCCCTCAGTTCAAGGACTTGAAGCTCCCAGCGATGAATTTGGGCGGGGGCAACCCCAAGACTGTCAAGCTCGACTTGCCCGAGGAAGATGGCTTTACTGATGATGACgagtttgatgatgatgatgatgagtatgatgatgacgatgagtatgacgatgatgaggatgatTTTGATGATGAAATGGACAGTATGCCTCCCAACAAGATGAAGCCTGTGATGGGCAATGGGGGCGGTGGTGCTCAGATGCCGAATATAATGCATTTGATGAATGGGAATGGGAAGAAAGGTGGAATTATGCCACAGATGAACATGGGAGGTGGTAATCAAATTCAAGGCGGTGGATCGCCTAAAAAGAGTGGCAAGAATGGCGGTGGGCATCCTCAAGATGGCAAGAACTTTGGCAGCAATGGTGGTCAGAATAAGAACAATGGCGGTGGTGGCGGAGgccatggtggtggtggtggtggtggtggtccTAACTTCAACGGCAATGGGGGCAATAAAGGCGGTGGAATAATGAACAATGGGCTACCAAGCATGCCTAACATGATGGCAATGAAAGCCAATGTTCCTAATATGGGGCCAATGCCAACAAGCCAAATAGGTCATCACATGGGCCAGATGGGTAATAATCTTCCAATGGGCCAAATCCCAGCAGTGCAAGGCTTACCGGCGCCCGGTATGAGCTCAGCCCGCAGCAATGGAGGTTACTTTCAAGCACCCGGCCCCGAGATCCTGGCAGGAAACCCCTACCAGCAACACCAAATGGCTGCAATGATGATGAACCAGCAGCATGCCAATGGGAACGAACGGTTTCAGCCAATGATGTATGCTCCTCAGCCCCCCGCTGTGAATTACCTGCCCCCGCCTTACCCTTACTATCCCTACCCCCCGCCAAGTGACAACTACGGCTCCATGTTCAGCGACGAGAACCCTTCAGCTTGTAAAGTCATGTGA